In Acipenser ruthenus chromosome 6, fAciRut3.2 maternal haplotype, whole genome shotgun sequence, the following proteins share a genomic window:
- the LOC117410445 gene encoding tandem C2 domains nuclear protein-like isoform X2, giving the protein MDYVACILLAIGLLLVAGTAVTIVFIVFKNKNKCFFKCTYLLKLWHKIKNERAGGRDKHCEPQSEKAVEPKAQQKRAHLDERPAAFPQPNLKHLPMQPIERISALPCDEKGPLASLAKEQYHQKKKEIVGGAVTAKKPKKTNYLNSKQGTGKLNIQLFYNTDKQQLCVTVVQAKYLYIKMKHLDTADTYIKGTVLLKKPFKFKTSVKKKSNDPMFQEEFICSTSQSSLINTNLLLQVMSLTPHRQTLGHCAVLLNTVGPQQQDLWLDLQQWQGTQASQGALCVGLCYNSGMHTMELKILEAKNIISANVFVKVQLFQQDVRLRKKKSRCVKSTIGFARWEDRLLFQLPSTDSLLPGVHFQLQLYSKDFVRDVCPSGELTLGWKSENVALEHWKNTVLNPGNTITMWHTLS; this is encoded by the exons ATGGACTATGTCG CTTGTATACTGCTTGCGATTGGGCTGCTTCTGGTTGCTGGTACTGCAGTGAcaattgttttcattgttttcaagAATAAAAATAAGTGTTTCTTCAAATGCACTTATCTGTTGAAGCTGTGGCATAAAATTAAAAACG AAAGGGCAGGGGGAAGAGATAAACACTGTGAACCACAGTCAGAGAAAGCAGTAGAACCAAAGGCGCAGCAAAAGAGAGCACATTTAGATGAGAGACCAGCTGCCTTTCCTCAACCAAATCTGAAGCATTTGCCCATGCAACCAATAGAAAGGATCTCCGCTTTGCCCTGTGATGAAAAGGGCCCTCTCG CATCACTTGCAAAAGAACAGTACCAtcagaagaaaaaagaaatagtgGGAGGTGCTGTCACTGCCAAGAAGCCAAAAAAAACTA attatttaAATTCAAAACAAGGAACTGGAAAGCTAAACATACAACTCTTTTACAACACAGACAAGCAGCAATTGTGTGTAACTGTAGTGCAG GCTAAATACTTGTACATAAAAATGAAACATCTAGATACTGCAGACACTTACATTAAAGGAACAGTGTTACTGAAAAAACCTTTCAAGTTCAAAACCTCAGTAAAAAAGAAATCCAAT GACCCGATGTTTCAGGAGGAATTTATATGTTCAACCAGCCAGTCCTCATTGATAAATACCAACCTTTTGCTTCAAGTGATGTCCCTTACGCCTCACAGGCAGACACTTGGACACTGTGCTGTGCTATTAAACACTGTTGGCCCACAGCAGCAGGACTTGTGGCTAGATCTTCAGCAGTGGCAGGGCACCCAG GCGAGCCAAGGAGCTCTCTGTGTGGGTTTGTGCTACAATTCTGGTATGCATACCATGGAGCTGAAAATACTGGAAGCAAAAAACATCATCTCAGCCA ATGTATTTGTCAAGGTGCAACTATTCCAACAAGATGTAAGGCTGAGGAAAAAGAAAAGCAGGTGTGTGAAGAGTACAATAGGGTTCGCACGCTGGGAGGACAGGTTGCTGTTTCAGCTGCCATCCACTGATTCCCTCCTACCTGGGGTTCACTTTCAATTGCAGCTTTACAGCAAAGATTTCGTCAGAGATGTTTGCCCTTCGGGAGAG TTAACCTTGGGCTGGAAAAGTGAAAATGTTGCTCTGGAGCACTGGAAAAACACTGTGTTGAACCCTGGAAATACTATCACCATGTGGCACACACTTAGCTGA
- the LOC117410445 gene encoding tandem C2 domains nuclear protein-like isoform X1: MDYVACILLAIGLLLVAGTAVTIVFIVFKNKNKCFFKCTYLLKLWHKIKNVTERAGGRDKHCEPQSEKAVEPKAQQKRAHLDERPAAFPQPNLKHLPMQPIERISALPCDEKGPLASLAKEQYHQKKKEIVGGAVTAKKPKKTNYLNSKQGTGKLNIQLFYNTDKQQLCVTVVQAKYLYIKMKHLDTADTYIKGTVLLKKPFKFKTSVKKKSNDPMFQEEFICSTSQSSLINTNLLLQVMSLTPHRQTLGHCAVLLNTVGPQQQDLWLDLQQWQGTQASQGALCVGLCYNSGMHTMELKILEAKNIISANVFVKVQLFQQDVRLRKKKSRCVKSTIGFARWEDRLLFQLPSTDSLLPGVHFQLQLYSKDFVRDVCPSGELTLGWKSENVALEHWKNTVLNPGNTITMWHTLS; this comes from the exons ATGGACTATGTCG CTTGTATACTGCTTGCGATTGGGCTGCTTCTGGTTGCTGGTACTGCAGTGAcaattgttttcattgttttcaagAATAAAAATAAGTGTTTCTTCAAATGCACTTATCTGTTGAAGCTGTGGCATAAAATTAAAAACG TAACAGAAAGGGCAGGGGGAAGAGATAAACACTGTGAACCACAGTCAGAGAAAGCAGTAGAACCAAAGGCGCAGCAAAAGAGAGCACATTTAGATGAGAGACCAGCTGCCTTTCCTCAACCAAATCTGAAGCATTTGCCCATGCAACCAATAGAAAGGATCTCCGCTTTGCCCTGTGATGAAAAGGGCCCTCTCG CATCACTTGCAAAAGAACAGTACCAtcagaagaaaaaagaaatagtgGGAGGTGCTGTCACTGCCAAGAAGCCAAAAAAAACTA attatttaAATTCAAAACAAGGAACTGGAAAGCTAAACATACAACTCTTTTACAACACAGACAAGCAGCAATTGTGTGTAACTGTAGTGCAG GCTAAATACTTGTACATAAAAATGAAACATCTAGATACTGCAGACACTTACATTAAAGGAACAGTGTTACTGAAAAAACCTTTCAAGTTCAAAACCTCAGTAAAAAAGAAATCCAAT GACCCGATGTTTCAGGAGGAATTTATATGTTCAACCAGCCAGTCCTCATTGATAAATACCAACCTTTTGCTTCAAGTGATGTCCCTTACGCCTCACAGGCAGACACTTGGACACTGTGCTGTGCTATTAAACACTGTTGGCCCACAGCAGCAGGACTTGTGGCTAGATCTTCAGCAGTGGCAGGGCACCCAG GCGAGCCAAGGAGCTCTCTGTGTGGGTTTGTGCTACAATTCTGGTATGCATACCATGGAGCTGAAAATACTGGAAGCAAAAAACATCATCTCAGCCA ATGTATTTGTCAAGGTGCAACTATTCCAACAAGATGTAAGGCTGAGGAAAAAGAAAAGCAGGTGTGTGAAGAGTACAATAGGGTTCGCACGCTGGGAGGACAGGTTGCTGTTTCAGCTGCCATCCACTGATTCCCTCCTACCTGGGGTTCACTTTCAATTGCAGCTTTACAGCAAAGATTTCGTCAGAGATGTTTGCCCTTCGGGAGAG TTAACCTTGGGCTGGAAAAGTGAAAATGTTGCTCTGGAGCACTGGAAAAACACTGTGTTGAACCCTGGAAATACTATCACCATGTGGCACACACTTAGCTGA